A part of Ursus arctos isolate Adak ecotype North America chromosome X, UrsArc2.0, whole genome shotgun sequence genomic DNA contains:
- the LOC113271023 gene encoding olfactory receptor 1-like, whose amino-acid sequence MHQGNRTISKFFLLGLAVGSEQQKLIFILFLCMYLVTIVGNLLIILAIINDAHLHSPMYFFLANLSFTDICFTTTTIPKMLADIQSRSPTISFAGCLTQMYFFILLVDLDNFLLAAMAYDRYVAICHPLHYAVLLSPKRCALLVVTPWVISNLVSILHLSLLGLLTVCDQKKIPHFFCDLEPILRLACSDTQINDLTILVIGGAVIFIPFTFIIVSYVFICFTVLGVPSAKGKWKEFSTCGSHLSAVALFYGSIIGVYFLPSSAYSVERDKVAAIMYTIVTPMMNPFIYSLRNKDMKGALRRLFSKKKFFWRW is encoded by the coding sequence ATGCACCAAGGAAACCGAACTATTTCCAAATTCTTCCTCCTGGGACTCGCTGTGGGGTCTGAACAGCAGAAGCTCATTTTTATACTATTTCTGTGCATGTATCTGGTCACCATAGTAGGAAACTTACTTATCATCCTGGCTATTATCAATGATGCTCACCTTCATagccccatgtacttcttccttgccaaccTGTCCTTCACTGACATCTGCTTCACAACCACTACAATCCCCAAAATGCTGGCAGACATCCAAAGCCGGAGCCCAACCATCTCCTTTGCAGGATGCCTTACAcaaatgtacttttttattttgctggtgGACCTGGACAATTTCCTCTTGGCAGCCATGGCATATGACCGGTATGTTGCCATTTGTCACCCATTACACTATGCTGTATTACTGAGCCCCAAGCGTTGTGCCTTATTGGTAGTGACTCCATGGGTCATCTCCAACCTTGTCTCAATACTGCATCTCAGTCTGTTGGGTCTCTTGACCGTCTGTGATCAGAAAAAAATCCCACACTTTTTCTGTGACCTGGAACCCATTTTAAGGCTTGCTTGCTCAGACACCCAAATCAATGACTTGACAATCTTAGTCATTGGGGGAGCAGTTATCTTTATTCCTTTCACCTTCATTATTGTCTCCTATGTCTTTATTTGTTTCACCGTACTTGGGGTTCCTTCAGCCAAGGGGAAGTGGAAAGAATTCTCCACTTGTGGCTCCCATCTCTCAGCTGTGGCCCTTTTCTATGGATCCATCATTGGGGTCTACTTTCTGCCCTCTTCTGCCTACTCAGTAGAAAGGGATAAGGTAGCTGCCATCATGTATACAATTGTAACTCCCATGATGAACCCCTTCATCTATAGTCTAAGGAACAAGGACATGAAAGGAGCACTAAGGAGACTATTCAGCAAGAAAAAATTTTTCTGGAGATGGTGA